In Heteronotia binoei isolate CCM8104 ecotype False Entrance Well chromosome 4, APGP_CSIRO_Hbin_v1, whole genome shotgun sequence, a genomic segment contains:
- the RPL37 gene encoding large ribosomal subunit protein eL37 — MTKGTSSFGKRRNKTHTLCRRCGSKAYHLQKSTCGKCGYPAKRKRKYNWSAKAKRRNTTGTGRMRHLKKVYRRFRNGFREGTAPKPKRAAVAASSSS; from the exons ACTAAGGGAACATCCTCCTTTGGCAAGCGCCGCAATAAGACTCACACTTTGTGCCGCCGTTGCGGGTCTAAGGCCTACCATCTTCAGAAGTCTACCTGTGGGAAATGCGGATATCCTGCTAAACGCAAGAGAAAGT ATAATTGGAGTGCTAAGGCCAAAAGGCGCAATACTACTGGGACTGGACGCATGAGGCATCTTAAAAAGGTTTACCGGAGATTCAG GAATGGATTCCGTGAAGGGACAGCGCCAAAGCCTAAGAGAGCTGCTGTTGCAGCATCCAGCTCATCTTAA